The following are encoded in a window of Carassius auratus strain Wakin chromosome 6, ASM336829v1, whole genome shotgun sequence genomic DNA:
- the pnkd gene encoding putative hydrolase PNKD, with the protein MMALPDWTVYLTLLCFASVCGGFYIYRVFKCGRSAWKNSLIGKLMARTEKPLFWIAYSLYTRTKLGYIFHKRQIRKAQERYPAGHSRTQPTIINGIKIIPVPILSDNYSYVVIDTASNKAVVVDPADPQPVQACLEEEGVTLQAILCTHKHWDHSGGNKALKRRYRSCRVYGNAMDNIPGLTHPLSDKDTIDFGTRLHFRVFFTPGHTVGHMIYLLDGRTIGGPSSLFSGDLVFLSGCGRMFEGNASTMLTSLDTVGSLNDDTLLWPGHEYAEDNLLFAVEVEPCNLVRDHKLQWVLQQRGQRLCTCPSTLAEEKQYNPFLRSHSQDLQRALGLQQKQDEDWTSYRTRVLEELRRRKDLYKAR; encoded by the exons ATGATGGCGCTTCCGGACTGGACAGTGTATTTAACGTTACTTTGTTTTGCTTCAGTATGTGGAGGGTTTTACATCTATCGTGTTTTTAAATGCGGCAGAAGTGCATGGAAAAACAGTCTGATCGGTAAACTGATGGCTCGCACAGAGAAACCACTGTTTTGGATAGC GTATTCTCTATATACACGGACCAAACTCGGGTACATATTTCATAAGAGGCAGATAAGGAAAGCACAGGAGAGGTACCCTGCCGGCCACTCCAGAACTCAGCCTACTATAATAAACG GCATCAAGATCATACCAGTGCCCATCTTATCAGACAATTACAGCTATGTGGTCATTGACACTGCTTCAAATAAGGCTGTTGTGGTTGACCCCGCTGACCCTCAGCCTGTTCAG GCCTGTCTAGAGGAAGAGGGGGTGACATTACAAGCTATTCTCTGCACACACAAGCACTG GGACCACAGTGGAGGGAACAAGGCTCTAAAGAGACGCTACAGGTCCTGTCGAGTGTATGGGAATGCTATGGACAACATTCCAGGCCTTACACA cCCCCTTTCAGACAAAGACACAATAGATTTTGGAACTCGGCTGCACTTCAGGGTCTTCTTTACACCTGGACACACAGTGGGTCACATGATCTACTTGCTTGATGGCCGAACAATAGGTGGCCCCAGCAGTTTGTTTTCAGGGGACCTGGTGTTCCTCTCTGGATGTG GGAGAATGTTTGAGGGTAATGCCTCAACTATGCTGACTTCTCTGGATACAGTGGGATCGCTGAACGATGATACTCTGCTTTGGCCTG GACATGAGTATGCTGAAGATAACCTGCTATTTGCTGTTGAAGTGGAGCCTTGCAATCTTGTGCGGGATCATAAGTTGCAGTGGGTGCTGCAACAGAGGGGTCAGAGACTCTGCACA TGTCCATCCACCCTAGCGGAGGAGAAGCAATACAATCCCTTCCTGCGGAGTCACTCTCAGGATCTCCAGCGGGCCCTGGGTCTGCAGCAGAAGCAGGACGAGGACTGGACGTCATATCGCACCCGTGTTCTAGAGGAACTGCGTAGACGGAAAGACCTTTATAAGGCGCGATAA
- the catip gene encoding ciliogenesis-associated TTC17-interacting protein, translating to MEESESTQNETEELKASVNAVEFLYSIAPQDLDQCLFADSLVTVSDSGRELGDFSVSVTKTSYNEELCYLLHANSHGTIDDIPCGTSIIAYISRNLEILEENHHEYVKLEKQTVERKVHLVKQDDQLVVNRIVSEKEGVKTQTHTFPLSSLKGFVSESSNFMIMRILARQKTVPENITFLSFDPDTVLSKSVYRALGCKKQMIGEELVDIFGIERTVSSGKDSSGTWHCYFLPDGHLASRVQLGSPAIMKLLHLPFLLDGAEKDQIPVFEKKPLIWEEDMELYSKFLDRKEELKADYSSYVRQHPEIKALLADFLQFLLLRKPQDVFSFAHDFFAPYASQSPPGKSHKDSQNFPYE from the exons ATGGAGGAGAGTGAATCAACACAGAATGAAACCGAAGAGCTAAAGGCTTCGGTTAATGCAGTGGAGTTTCTTTACAGCATTG CACCCCAGGATCTGGACCAGTGTTTGTTCGCAGATTCACTTGTGACTGTGTCAGATTCGGGCCGGGAGCTGGGAGACTTCTCTGTGAGTGTCACCAAGACAAGCTACAATGAGGAGCTGTGTTATCTGCTCCATGCCAACAGTCATGGAACGATTGATGATATTCCTTGTGGTACATCCATTATAG CCTACATATCGAGAAATCTTGAGATACTGGAAGAGAATCATCATGAATATGTAAAG TTAGAAAAGCAGACAGTGGAACGGAAAGTACATCTTGTTAAACAGGATGATCAGCTTGTGGTAAACCGAATCGTCTCAGAGAAGGAG GGAGTGAAGACACAAACCCACACATTTCCACTGAGCTCTCTAAAGGGTTTTGTGTCTGAATCATCCAACTTCATGATCATGCGTATACTGGCTCGGCAGAAGACTGTTCCAGAAAACATTACGTTCCTGTCATTTGATCCCGATACTGTGCTTTCTAAGTCAGTTTAT AGAGCACTTGGGTGCAAGAAGCAGATGATTGGGGAAGAGTTAGTCGATATCTTTGGGATTGAAAGGACTGTCTCTTCTGGAAAGGACTCCTCAGGAACTTGGCATTGCTATTTCTTGCCTGATGG GCATCTAGCAAGCAGAGTGCAGTTGGGCTCACCTGCAATTATGAAGCTCCTGCATTTGCCTTTCTTACTTGATGGAG CTGAGAAAGACCAGATTCCTGTGTTTGAGAAGAAGCCACTCATTTGGGAGGAAGACATGGAGCTTTACTCAAAGTTTCTTGACAGAAAG GAGGAACTCAAAGCAGACTACTCCTCCTACGTCAGACAACACCCTGAGATAAAGGCTTTACTGGCAGACTTTCTGCAGTTCCTGCTGTTGAGGAAACCTCAAGATGTCTTCTCCTTTGCTCATGACTTCTTTGCACCCTATGCATCTCAAAGTCCTCCAGGAAAGTCCCATAAAGACTCACAAAACTTTCCATATGAATAA